In a single window of the Nitrospira sp. MA-1 genome:
- a CDS encoding DUF4321 domain-containing protein: MLKKSGSYLLLFIFIGGLLGSILGEILQVVAPQGTVQNVFVQALNLGLDPPVTVNLVLIKFTLGFLLKMNLLTVLGMFLGAYVYKHI; encoded by the coding sequence GTGTTAAAAAAGAGTGGGAGCTATTTACTCTTATTTATTTTTATTGGCGGACTGTTAGGCAGTATTTTAGGGGAAATTCTTCAGGTCGTGGCTCCTCAGGGAACCGTACAAAATGTTTTTGTTCAGGCGTTGAACTTGGGGTTAGATCCACCGGTAACCGTCAATTTGGTCTTGATAAAATTCACCCTCGGGTTCCTCCTGAAAATGAACCTCCTCACCGTCCTGGGTATGTTCCTCGGCGCCTACGTGTATAAACACATCTAG
- a CDS encoding SAM-dependent methyltransferase has protein sequence MGASSSIDPDALPQLVGDFQPVDMWQAHINRIFYGLRGSRVREYYQTVASADFRLGFALAEDYWRRCGQRAKTQVADQASAPLIVMEWGAGNGNLAACFLDRLQELDQEQRIFPRISYRCIEREPVLLEQAKANPDLAKHRDRVTFEPVSIEDLSAYPDGSIDRIICNELWSELPTKLILRKGGEIHEEQLRPNLNEKRLADFPDWTQFVEAFDQQDIESLHALPSFLEDLVWEREYRPIETKAFPFRRTVADFLKHIDEEVLVPYNVGACQSIKEAKRLLAPNAIGFSSFDAGTVDPRVLNDPEKPCYTVQGGQFSFMVNFQLLLDVARHVDIRTGMIESQRDFMGRSLSTNVLTVMDLLASHPSPPEGQDWKVEALILRTLEALNRTYVSPYQRHIDFPLSESTPAQERAALENLVRSLPPHGVPDTIAYLTESEIWKAMPDLQKLGYDSEGIKDMLQLPPQPVDYTHMFFSSNGS, from the coding sequence ATGGGTGCTTCATCAAGTATTGATCCCGATGCATTGCCGCAACTCGTAGGAGATTTTCAACCAGTAGATATGTGGCAAGCCCACATTAATCGAATATTTTACGGGTTGAGGGGAAGTCGTGTTCGAGAGTATTACCAAACGGTGGCCTCGGCAGATTTCCGGTTGGGGTTTGCCTTGGCCGAAGACTATTGGCGTCGGTGTGGACAACGAGCGAAGACGCAAGTAGCCGATCAAGCGTCCGCACCATTGATCGTGATGGAATGGGGCGCCGGAAATGGAAATCTGGCAGCCTGTTTCCTGGATCGTCTTCAGGAACTCGATCAAGAACAACGGATATTTCCAAGAATCAGCTATCGATGCATTGAGCGCGAGCCGGTCTTGTTGGAACAGGCCAAAGCCAATCCGGATTTGGCCAAGCATCGTGACCGGGTCACGTTTGAACCTGTTTCTATTGAGGACCTGTCTGCCTATCCGGATGGAAGTATTGATCGGATCATTTGCAATGAATTGTGGAGCGAGTTGCCAACGAAGCTCATTTTGCGAAAAGGTGGTGAAATTCATGAAGAGCAGCTTCGCCCCAATCTGAACGAAAAGCGGTTAGCGGATTTCCCTGATTGGACGCAGTTTGTTGAGGCATTTGATCAGCAGGACATCGAATCGCTTCACGCCTTACCCTCGTTTCTCGAAGATCTTGTCTGGGAGCGGGAATATCGCCCCATTGAGACCAAAGCCTTTCCGTTTCGCCGAACGGTCGCGGATTTTCTCAAGCACATCGATGAAGAAGTCCTCGTGCCTTACAACGTGGGGGCATGTCAGAGTATCAAGGAAGCCAAGCGATTGTTGGCCCCGAATGCAATCGGATTTAGCAGTTTTGATGCAGGGACGGTCGATCCTCGTGTGCTGAATGACCCGGAAAAGCCCTGTTATACGGTACAGGGTGGCCAATTCAGCTTTATGGTGAACTTTCAGTTGCTGCTAGACGTGGCCAGACATGTGGATATTCGCACCGGCATGATCGAATCGCAACGCGACTTTATGGGACGGAGCTTGTCGACCAATGTGCTCACGGTCATGGATCTGCTGGCCTCACATCCTTCGCCGCCGGAAGGCCAGGACTGGAAAGTGGAGGCGTTAATTCTTCGTACCCTGGAGGCACTGAACCGCACCTACGTGAGCCCATACCAACGCCATATCGATTTTCCTCTTTCTGAAAGTACCCCGGCCCAGGAACGCGCGGCATTAGAGAATCTGGTGCGCTCATTACCGCCACATGGTGTGCCGGATACCATCGCGTATCTCACGGAATCAGAAATTTGGAAGGCCATGCCCGATTTGCAAAAATTAGGATACGATTCAGAAGGGATCAAAGACATGTTGCAACTTCCACCACAACCGGTGGATTACACCCACATGTTTTTCTCCTCTAACGGTTCCTAA
- the tatA gene encoding twin-arginine translocase TatA/TatE family subunit, translating to MELMLILIIVLIIFGAGKIPQLGEGLGKAIKGFKKSVAEADAMDVTPNEQGEGGQVPPPQPEQLPSQHQTAEVPPPPQAQGVPQPTESTQSKQS from the coding sequence ATGGAGCTTATGCTCATCCTCATCATTGTGCTCATTATTTTCGGTGCAGGAAAAATACCGCAGCTTGGTGAGGGCTTGGGCAAAGCGATCAAGGGCTTTAAAAAGTCTGTGGCCGAAGCGGATGCCATGGACGTGACGCCTAATGAGCAAGGCGAAGGTGGACAGGTCCCACCACCCCAACCTGAACAACTGCCGAGCCAACACCAGACAGCAGAGGTTCCCCCTCCGCCACAGGCGCAAGGGGTGCCGCAGCCAACGGAATCTACGCAATCCAAACAGAGTTAA
- a CDS encoding twin-arginine translocase TatA/TatE family subunit yields MFGLGAMEVLIILVIAFMLFGPKELPEIGKQIGKAVKGFKETTEDLRQSVEPEINMITQEFKSVEQDLESSIKEAEEEIKGATEQATEPGGSKMG; encoded by the coding sequence ATGTTTGGCTTAGGAGCGATGGAGGTTTTGATCATCCTGGTCATCGCGTTCATGCTATTTGGTCCCAAGGAATTACCCGAAATTGGCAAGCAGATCGGGAAAGCGGTCAAAGGGTTTAAAGAAACCACTGAAGATCTTCGGCAATCTGTTGAGCCGGAGATCAATATGATTACGCAGGAATTCAAATCGGTCGAACAAGATTTAGAATCGTCAATCAAAGAAGCCGAAGAAGAGATCAAAGGGGCGACAGAACAAGCCACAGAGCCCGGTGGGTCTAAAATGGGATAG
- a CDS encoding alginate export family protein yields MRTFYQTFTRLTAAALIVAMSAAPGLAAKTTPATDKSTDVAAIPRAIPDLVPYTAFDPPKGVFDASKLTLSGDMRVRPEFRTNGNFSNNGDSNAFFSSQLIRLGFNYDVSPDVVFFLQPQVSNNWGSDSPSGNNPAGNITGAGNPGSTATDLFLRQGYMMVRNFVLPNLTLKAGRQLLAWGDHRIFGTFDWNNVGFAFDGVTMRYNHAQFPVELGWLRVAEGNCVPNAGGCTNGKASKGDGDILFVRMPMKFGSVAIEPAYIYEDGGSTTGGPGTSVGGTATGPVGGQQSNQQRSTVGGRVAFKQGMFDATGEGYWQFGELGVPGQPSNTRINALAGHLDGGITLPVPMQPRIGAEINYATGSDPKNGGHTFSQLFPTNHIHFGYMDLMSWQNMLTYGGNLQLRPTAESHFEIAGHIMRLANEKDNWYTASQATFFNTPANNKEKSLGGEIDVVYTLFFQNNKVGWQVGYGHFFTGDYLKKNGFGTADQNWGYTQLWINF; encoded by the coding sequence ATGAGGACTTTTTACCAAACCTTTACCAGGTTGACAGCAGCGGCGTTGATTGTGGCAATGTCTGCAGCGCCAGGGTTGGCCGCCAAGACGACTCCGGCGACCGACAAAAGCACCGATGTCGCGGCCATCCCGCGGGCCATTCCCGATTTAGTGCCCTACACCGCATTTGATCCACCTAAGGGCGTATTCGATGCCAGCAAGTTAACACTTTCCGGTGACATGCGTGTGAGACCAGAGTTCAGAACAAACGGAAATTTTAGTAACAATGGGGATAGCAACGCATTTTTCTCCAGTCAATTAATCCGCTTAGGATTCAACTATGATGTCTCTCCCGATGTCGTATTCTTCCTGCAGCCCCAGGTTTCAAATAATTGGGGGAGTGATAGCCCATCTGGCAACAATCCCGCCGGAAATATAACCGGTGCAGGTAATCCAGGTAGTACCGCAACCGATCTGTTTCTCCGTCAAGGATATATGATGGTCAGAAACTTCGTGCTTCCGAATTTAACATTGAAGGCCGGTCGACAGTTACTGGCCTGGGGCGATCATCGGATCTTCGGTACATTCGATTGGAACAACGTCGGGTTTGCATTTGACGGGGTGACCATGCGGTATAACCATGCGCAATTCCCTGTGGAATTGGGTTGGTTGCGCGTGGCGGAAGGCAACTGCGTTCCGAATGCCGGTGGATGCACGAATGGCAAGGCCTCGAAGGGTGATGGGGATATCTTATTTGTGAGAATGCCGATGAAATTTGGTTCGGTAGCCATAGAGCCTGCCTATATTTATGAAGATGGTGGTTCGACCACTGGTGGGCCGGGGACATCTGTTGGAGGAACGGCCACGGGCCCAGTGGGTGGTCAGCAATCCAATCAACAACGAAGCACGGTCGGTGGTCGTGTCGCGTTCAAGCAGGGAATGTTTGATGCCACCGGTGAAGGGTATTGGCAGTTCGGAGAGTTAGGAGTCCCGGGACAGCCCAGTAACACGCGAATTAATGCGTTGGCGGGGCATTTGGATGGTGGTATCACCTTACCGGTTCCCATGCAACCCCGTATCGGAGCGGAAATCAACTATGCGACCGGTAGCGATCCTAAGAATGGTGGACATACGTTCAGCCAATTGTTCCCGACGAACCACATTCACTTCGGGTACATGGACTTGATGTCCTGGCAGAATATGTTGACCTATGGCGGAAATTTGCAATTGCGTCCGACTGCAGAAAGCCATTTCGAAATTGCCGGGCATATCATGCGATTGGCGAACGAGAAGGACAACTGGTACACGGCTTCTCAGGCCACCTTCTTTAACACTCCTGCCAACAATAAAGAGAAGTCTCTCGGTGGTGAAATTGACGTGGTGTACACCTTGTTCTTCCAAAACAATAAAGTGGGATGGCAAGTGGGCTACGGCCACTTCTTTACTGGCGATTACTTGAAGAAGAATGGATTTGGCACCGCCGATCAGAACTGGGGCTACACCCAGCTCTGGATCAACTTCTAA
- a CDS encoding YajQ family cyclic di-GMP-binding protein has translation MADNYSFDVISRIDMQEMKNVVDQTEKEVGQRFDFKGSKTELTLKEKDKQLVVISDDDYKLNAVLDILKGKCVKRNVSLKGLTYGKVEEALGGTVRQTITIQSGLPEEKAKAITKSIKEAKFKAQGQIQGEQVRVQSKSKDELQAVMKHLKEQDFGLDLEFENYR, from the coding sequence ATGGCAGACAACTATTCCTTCGACGTCATTTCCCGAATCGACATGCAGGAAATGAAAAATGTGGTAGATCAAACCGAAAAAGAAGTCGGGCAACGCTTTGATTTCAAAGGATCAAAAACCGAGCTCACGTTAAAAGAGAAAGATAAACAATTGGTAGTGATCTCCGATGATGACTACAAACTCAACGCGGTCTTGGATATCCTCAAAGGCAAATGCGTCAAACGCAATGTCTCGTTGAAAGGCCTGACGTATGGGAAAGTGGAAGAAGCGCTAGGGGGAACCGTCCGCCAAACCATTACCATTCAAAGCGGGCTTCCCGAAGAAAAAGCCAAAGCCATCACCAAATCGATCAAAGAAGCCAAATTCAAGGCTCAGGGACAAATTCAAGGGGAACAAGTCAGGGTGCAAAGCAAAAGCAAAGACGAACTGCAAGCGGTTATGAAGCATCTGAAAGAGCAGGACTTCGGACTCGATTTGGAATTCGAAAACTATCGGTAA
- a CDS encoding carbon starvation CstA family protein, translating to MSLWNKIGWLGIAGLCAVGFGHVVGIINPHEKVNGLWLVVAASCFYVLAYRFYGRFLAQRVMNLDDRRRTPAHRLEDGTNFYPANKYILFGHHFAAIAGAGPLLGPVLAAQFGFLPGFLWIVIGAVLAGAVQDFIILVASMRRNGRSLPEIAHAELGPITGLATAIAVLFIVVVALAGLGLAVVNALYHNAWGTFTIIMTIPIAVFMGLYLQKFRQGQVGEMTLIGLGLLVLAIIVGRTVAQSDWAEWFLWDRTTLTWSLAAYGFLASVLPVWILLVPRDYLSTFMKLGVIALLAVGVIVLAPTIEMPRTTIFVAGNGPIIPGTLFPFLFITIACGAISGFHSLVSSGTTPKLISLESQAIVGYGAMLLESFVGVIALIAACLLIPGDYLAINTNLSAETLETMGFPTAHIKELSALVEVDVSGRPGGAVSLAVGMASIFSSLPGMSGLMAYWYQFALLFEALFILTTIDAGTRVARYLVQELGGRVYAPLKQINWWPGVLGASLFVVGAWGYLIGTGSIATIWPMFGAANQLLGMLALCIATTVLIKMNKTSYLWVTVIPMVFVGVITLAGCYELLVIFIGRALSADGSQSLTMAINASLVGLVAILALIVLTDSARKWYGYLVHKQPLNSTEVIEGEGIQLPAGRCC from the coding sequence ATGTCATTGTGGAATAAGATCGGATGGCTAGGAATCGCCGGACTTTGTGCCGTGGGATTCGGCCATGTGGTGGGCATTATCAATCCTCACGAAAAAGTTAACGGGTTGTGGCTCGTGGTCGCTGCCTCATGTTTTTATGTGTTGGCCTATCGGTTCTATGGCCGGTTTTTAGCGCAGCGAGTCATGAACCTGGATGACCGTCGCCGGACACCTGCGCACAGACTGGAAGACGGCACCAACTTTTATCCTGCCAACAAATACATTCTCTTCGGCCATCATTTTGCGGCCATCGCCGGAGCGGGCCCGTTACTCGGTCCGGTCTTGGCAGCACAATTTGGCTTTCTCCCGGGGTTTTTATGGATTGTCATCGGTGCGGTTCTGGCAGGCGCGGTCCAGGATTTTATTATTCTCGTGGCCTCCATGCGGCGAAATGGTCGTTCACTTCCGGAAATCGCCCATGCTGAATTGGGTCCCATTACCGGCCTGGCCACAGCCATTGCCGTGCTTTTCATCGTGGTCGTCGCCCTGGCCGGGTTAGGACTGGCTGTGGTGAACGCGCTTTACCACAATGCCTGGGGCACCTTTACCATCATCATGACCATTCCCATTGCCGTGTTCATGGGACTGTACCTTCAAAAGTTTCGCCAGGGGCAGGTGGGGGAAATGACCCTCATCGGATTAGGGCTGTTAGTGCTGGCCATTATCGTCGGCCGAACCGTGGCCCAATCAGATTGGGCAGAATGGTTCCTCTGGGATCGCACGACGCTCACCTGGAGTCTCGCGGCTTATGGGTTTCTTGCATCAGTCCTCCCCGTCTGGATTTTATTAGTCCCGCGAGATTATCTCTCAACATTTATGAAATTAGGTGTGATCGCCCTTTTGGCCGTCGGCGTCATTGTGCTCGCCCCCACCATTGAGATGCCTCGCACCACCATTTTTGTGGCCGGCAATGGACCAATCATTCCTGGAACCTTATTTCCTTTTCTCTTTATCACCATTGCCTGTGGGGCTATTTCAGGATTTCATTCCCTGGTCTCTTCAGGGACCACGCCCAAGCTGATTAGTCTGGAATCTCAGGCAATTGTCGGGTATGGCGCCATGCTCCTGGAAAGCTTTGTCGGCGTGATTGCACTCATTGCCGCCTGTCTCCTCATTCCCGGCGACTATCTCGCCATCAACACCAACCTGTCCGCTGAAACCCTGGAAACCATGGGATTTCCGACCGCCCACATTAAGGAACTCTCCGCGCTTGTTGAAGTCGATGTGTCTGGCCGTCCCGGAGGTGCCGTGTCCTTAGCTGTTGGCATGGCCTCGATTTTTTCCAGCTTGCCGGGAATGTCCGGGCTCATGGCTTACTGGTATCAATTCGCCCTCTTATTCGAAGCTCTGTTCATTTTGACCACGATTGATGCTGGCACCCGAGTCGCCCGATACCTGGTACAGGAATTAGGGGGACGGGTCTATGCTCCCCTCAAACAGATCAATTGGTGGCCCGGGGTATTGGGCGCCAGTCTGTTCGTCGTTGGAGCGTGGGGATATCTCATCGGCACCGGATCCATTGCGACCATCTGGCCCATGTTCGGGGCGGCCAATCAATTACTCGGCATGCTTGCGCTTTGTATTGCCACAACCGTCCTCATCAAGATGAACAAAACATCCTATCTGTGGGTGACGGTGATCCCGATGGTGTTTGTTGGGGTTATCACGCTGGCCGGATGCTATGAACTCCTGGTGATCTTTATCGGTCGGGCACTCTCAGCCGATGGGTCGCAAAGCCTGACCATGGCCATCAATGCCTCACTCGTGGGCCTGGTGGCCATACTCGCACTCATTGTCCTCACGGACAGCGCCAGAAAATGGTATGGCTATCTTGTGCACAAACAGCCATTGAACAGCACTGAAGTCATTGAAGGCGAAGGCATTCAACTTCCCGCAGGACGGTGCTGCTGA
- a CDS encoding PGPGW domain-containing protein, translated as MIDQIIQYAETWVPREIWIGMITFSFIAFVGTLIAIPAILIRLPPDYFDNHGHRKWFANHHPIIRTLGLMVKNGLGLIFLVAGIAMLVLPGQGILTMVLGILFLDFPGKHRVEQKLIRQPQILNAINSLRKKAGKLPFVFHEKSPT; from the coding sequence ATGATTGATCAAATAATTCAGTATGCCGAAACTTGGGTTCCCCGTGAAATCTGGATCGGCATGATCACCTTTTCTTTCATTGCCTTTGTAGGAACCCTCATTGCAATCCCTGCCATATTAATTCGCCTTCCACCGGATTACTTCGATAATCATGGCCATCGCAAGTGGTTTGCCAATCATCATCCCATAATTCGCACCCTTGGGTTGATGGTGAAAAACGGCCTGGGACTCATTTTTCTGGTAGCTGGAATCGCCATGCTGGTTTTACCAGGACAAGGAATCCTCACAATGGTCCTGGGAATCTTGTTTCTGGATTTTCCAGGAAAACACCGGGTCGAACAAAAACTCATTCGGCAACCACAGATTCTCAACGCCATCAACTCCCTGCGAAAAAAAGCAGGCAAACTCCCGTTTGTGTTTCATGAAAAATCACCGACCTAA
- a CDS encoding EVE domain-containing protein — MSQYWLFKSEPTTFSIDDLVKSPRQTTCWEGVRNYQARNFLKSMNVGDLGFFYHSNTDPPAIVGIIEVVKAAYPDSFAFDSRSRYFDPRSTLESPRWFLVDVRFVKKFPQALPLDQLRAIKGLGNMELLRKGSRLSVQPVRPDEWQRVLDFVSKKTEPAKR, encoded by the coding sequence ATGTCACAGTATTGGTTGTTCAAATCAGAGCCGACAACATTTTCCATTGATGATCTTGTTAAATCTCCACGGCAGACCACATGTTGGGAAGGCGTACGTAATTACCAGGCTAGAAATTTCCTGAAATCCATGAATGTTGGAGATTTAGGATTTTTTTACCATAGCAATACGGACCCACCAGCCATAGTCGGAATCATTGAAGTGGTTAAGGCCGCTTATCCAGATTCATTTGCATTCGATTCAAGGAGCCGATATTTCGATCCGCGCAGTACCCTGGAATCACCCCGTTGGTTTCTTGTGGATGTGCGGTTCGTGAAAAAGTTTCCTCAGGCCTTGCCTTTGGATCAGTTGCGAGCCATTAAAGGACTAGGGAACATGGAACTTCTTCGTAAAGGTTCCAGGCTCTCGGTTCAACCAGTGCGTCCGGATGAATGGCAACGAGTATTGGATTTTGTTTCGAAAAAGACCGAGCCTGCCAAAAGGTAG
- a CDS encoding YciI family protein: MKFVILGKDGPEGSQKRPLYRDAHLKRLEAWAQQGKIILAGPLTDKMGSLIVVESESLEEVQEFAKNDPYTLFGVFQEVTVHPFLQVFPTANHSPKPGK; encoded by the coding sequence ATGAAATTCGTGATTCTAGGAAAAGATGGTCCCGAGGGGTCCCAAAAACGCCCACTTTATCGAGACGCCCACCTCAAACGGCTTGAAGCATGGGCACAACAAGGCAAAATTATTTTGGCTGGTCCTCTGACCGATAAAATGGGAAGCCTAATCGTCGTTGAGTCAGAATCACTCGAAGAAGTCCAAGAGTTTGCTAAGAATGACCCCTATACCCTTTTTGGTGTTTTTCAGGAAGTCACCGTTCACCCTTTTTTACAGGTATTTCCCACAGCGAATCATTCACCAAAACCAGGAAAATAG
- a CDS encoding DUF2203 domain-containing protein, protein MSDSGFPFSSERIFTLSEANGLIPELEQFWGNIKAGRQILVDTREEVKKASAKASLGGGTVVGVQYIKGLQDINGSLHAIQELGVVIKDVEIGLCDFPFLLNDRLVFLCWKSGEEQVRWWHDIDSGYGNRQPIEDQNP, encoded by the coding sequence ATGTCTGATTCAGGTTTTCCCTTTTCCAGTGAACGGATTTTCACCCTCTCTGAAGCCAATGGATTGATCCCCGAGCTGGAACAATTTTGGGGCAACATTAAAGCGGGGCGACAAATACTTGTGGACACGAGGGAAGAAGTCAAAAAAGCAAGCGCAAAAGCGTCATTGGGCGGAGGAACCGTCGTGGGTGTCCAATATATCAAAGGGTTACAAGACATCAATGGCAGCCTGCATGCCATTCAAGAACTCGGGGTAGTGATCAAAGACGTCGAAATTGGATTATGTGATTTCCCGTTTCTCCTTAATGACCGCCTGGTATTTTTATGTTGGAAATCCGGAGAAGAACAGGTTCGCTGGTGGCACGACATCGACAGCGGATATGGAAACAGACAACCCATTGAAGACCAGAATCCATAG
- the rho gene encoding transcription termination factor Rho, whose amino-acid sequence MYLAELKQKSIGELNEIARDLKIDGAPNLRKQELIFSILQGQSDKNGVIFGEGVLETLSDGFGFLRAPDSNYLPGPDDIYISPSQIRRFNLRTGDIVSGQIRPPKDGERYFALLKVEKINYDEPEVQRDKILFDNLTPLYPEERINLEFDPEEYCTRVMELTTPIGKGQRGLIVAAPRTGKTMLLQAVARSIIANHPEIVLIVLLIDERPEEVTDWQRQVKAAEVISSTFDEPPQRHAQVAEIVMEKAKRLVEHKRDVVILLDSVTRLARAYNTISPPSGKVLSGGLDSNALQRPKRFFGAARNIEFGGSLTILATALVDTGSRMDDVIFEEFKGTGNMEVHLDRRLADKRLFPAIDISQSGTRKEELLVDRDRLNKMWILRKVLSPLGTMEAMEFLMDKIGGTKSNNEFLQSMNR is encoded by the coding sequence ATGTATCTTGCCGAATTGAAGCAAAAGTCCATTGGAGAATTAAATGAAATCGCGCGCGACTTAAAAATAGATGGTGCGCCAAATTTGCGTAAGCAAGAGCTGATTTTCTCTATTCTTCAGGGGCAAAGCGACAAGAACGGAGTCATATTCGGGGAGGGAGTCCTAGAGACTCTATCCGATGGATTTGGATTTCTCAGAGCACCGGATTCCAACTACCTGCCAGGACCCGATGATATTTATATTTCCCCTTCTCAAATTCGACGATTTAATTTGCGAACGGGTGATATTGTCTCAGGCCAGATTCGTCCGCCGAAGGACGGAGAACGGTATTTTGCGCTCTTGAAAGTCGAAAAAATTAATTATGACGAGCCTGAGGTGCAGCGGGATAAAATTTTGTTTGATAATCTCACGCCGCTCTATCCTGAAGAACGGATTAACCTGGAATTTGATCCTGAAGAATATTGCACCAGAGTGATGGAGCTCACGACGCCAATTGGCAAAGGACAACGAGGATTAATCGTGGCGGCTCCTCGGACGGGAAAGACCATGCTCTTACAGGCTGTGGCGCGTTCCATTATTGCGAATCATCCGGAAATTGTTTTAATTGTTCTCCTGATCGATGAACGACCTGAAGAAGTCACTGACTGGCAGCGCCAGGTCAAGGCCGCCGAAGTGATTAGCTCCACGTTTGATGAGCCGCCCCAGCGCCATGCCCAAGTGGCAGAAATTGTCATGGAAAAAGCCAAGAGGTTGGTTGAACATAAACGGGATGTGGTCATTCTATTAGATAGTGTGACTCGATTGGCACGTGCTTACAATACGATTTCTCCTCCCAGTGGAAAGGTGTTATCAGGTGGTTTGGATTCCAATGCCCTTCAACGGCCTAAACGGTTTTTTGGTGCCGCCAGAAATATCGAATTTGGTGGAAGTTTGACGATTCTGGCCACAGCATTGGTTGATACCGGAAGTCGAATGGACGATGTCATTTTTGAAGAGTTTAAGGGCACGGGCAATATGGAAGTGCATTTGGATCGTCGTTTGGCGGATAAACGGCTCTTCCCTGCCATCGATATCAGTCAATCCGGCACGAGGAAAGAAGAGTTACTGGTTGATCGCGACCGCCTGAACAAAATGTGGATTCTTAGAAAGGTATTAAGTCCTCTCGGGACCATGGAGGCGATGGAGTTTCTCATGGACAAAATCGGGGGAACCAAGAGCAATAATGAGTTCTTGCAATCTATGAATCGATAA
- the rpmE gene encoding 50S ribosomal protein L31 codes for MKKGIHPAYEFANVSCACGMTYQTRTTVGDLKVDICSSCHPFFTGTQKIVDAEGRVERFNKKYAKLTKPKAKA; via the coding sequence ATGAAAAAGGGCATTCATCCGGCTTATGAATTTGCAAATGTGAGTTGTGCATGTGGTATGACCTATCAAACTCGGACGACCGTGGGAGACTTGAAGGTCGATATCTGTTCCAGTTGTCATCCGTTTTTCACGGGCACCCAAAAAATTGTGGATGCTGAAGGACGGGTAGAACGTTTCAATAAAAAATACGCCAAATTGACGAAGCCCAAAGCCAAAGCATAA
- the prfA gene encoding peptide chain release factor 1: MSAVTKAELKEGGLFSKWEAIANKYDTLNDQLSDPAILSQSTLLVALNKERAELEPIAQLFGGYRRVVEEIAQARLMTEDLQLDPDMRRLAGEELQSLESQREAMEAQVIELLCPADEGDNKNSFIEIRAGTGGSEAALFAGDLLRMYTKFAEAKGLRVELMEFQETGLGGVKEAVLLVEGKGAFGNFKYESGVHRVQRVPTTEANGRIHTSTATVAVMPEVEEVEVHIDPKDLRIDTYCSSGAGGQSVNTTYSAIRITHIPTGVVVTCQDERSQLKNRTKAMRTLRTRIGDAEREKQEASIAEQRRSQVGTGERSEKIRTYNFPQNRVTDHRIGLTLHKLDRVMEGDLDGLIAGLKAQ; the protein is encoded by the coding sequence ATGTCAGCAGTTACTAAAGCAGAGCTGAAAGAGGGCGGATTATTTAGCAAATGGGAGGCCATTGCGAATAAGTATGACACCCTCAACGATCAGTTATCGGATCCGGCTATCCTGTCTCAATCGACCCTTCTGGTTGCGCTCAATAAAGAGCGGGCGGAGCTTGAGCCCATTGCGCAGTTATTCGGTGGATACAGACGGGTTGTCGAGGAGATTGCTCAGGCTCGGCTGATGACGGAAGATCTGCAATTGGATCCCGACATGCGTCGCTTGGCGGGCGAAGAATTGCAGAGTCTGGAAAGTCAACGCGAAGCCATGGAGGCTCAGGTCATTGAGTTACTTTGCCCGGCGGATGAAGGGGATAATAAAAATTCGTTCATTGAAATTCGCGCTGGAACTGGGGGGAGTGAGGCGGCACTTTTTGCTGGCGATCTTCTTCGTATGTACACGAAGTTTGCCGAAGCAAAGGGGTTACGAGTTGAATTGATGGAATTTCAGGAAACGGGTCTTGGAGGGGTCAAAGAGGCGGTATTGCTGGTTGAAGGCAAGGGAGCCTTTGGGAATTTCAAGTATGAAAGTGGGGTGCATCGAGTGCAGCGGGTTCCCACGACAGAGGCGAATGGACGAATTCATACGTCCACGGCCACGGTAGCGGTGATGCCAGAGGTTGAAGAAGTGGAAGTGCACATTGATCCGAAGGATTTACGGATTGACACCTACTGTTCATCAGGGGCTGGTGGACAGAGTGTCAATACGACCTATTCCGCGATCCGGATCACTCATATCCCGACGGGGGTCGTGGTAACTTGTCAGGACGAGCGATCACAGCTAAAAAATCGTACAAAGGCCATGAGAACCCTTCGGACGCGAATTGGCGATGCCGAGCGAGAAAAACAAGAAGCCTCCATTGCGGAACAACGCCGTTCCCAAGTCGGGACAGGGGAGCGGAGTGAGAAAATCCGCACGTATAATTTTCCACAAAATCGCGTGACCGACCATCGAATTGGGCTGACGTTGCACAAATTGGATCGGGTAATGGAAGGCGATCTTGATGGGTTAATCGCGGGCCTCAAAGCCCAATGA